The window GTGACCCCCGATGATGACCTCGATGGAGATGGTTTCAACAACATGGACGACTGTGACGATGAAAACCCATACATCAATCCAAGCGTAGCGGAGATTCCCTACAACGGCATTGACGATGATTGCGACCCGGCCACTTTGGATGATGACCTCGACGGGGACGGTTTCGACAATGCGCAGGACTGTGATGACAACAATGCCAACGTTAATCCCGACGCTGAAGAGATTCCTTACAACGGTCTTGACGATGATTGCGACCCCGCCACTTTGGATGACGATTTTGACGGGGACGGGTTCAACATTGCCGAGGACTGTAATGATAACAATGCTAATGTCAATCCAGGACTCAATGAGATTCCTTATAACGGAATCGATGACGATTGCAATCCTGCCACTCCAGATGATGACCTCGATGGGGATGGTTTCAACAACATGGATGACTGTGACGACAACAATGCAAGCGTTCATCCCAATGCGGAAGAGATTCCCTACAACGGAATCGACGATGATTGTAACCCTGCGACACCTGATGATGACCTCGATGGGGATGGTTTCAATAACGTAGAGGATTGTGATGACAACATTGCCAACGTTAATCCCAACGCTGAAGAGGTTCCTTACAACGGCCTTGACGATGATTGCGACCCCGCCACTTTGGATGATGACCTTGATGGGGACGGGTTCAACAACGTGGACGACTGTGACGATGAAAATGCTGATGTCAACCCCAACTCAGACGAGATACCTTACAACGGAATCGACGACGACTGTAATCCCGCCACCCCAGATGATGACCTTGATGGGGATGGTTTCAATAATGTGGACGACTGTGACGATGAAAACCCAGACATCAATCCAAGCGTAGCGGAGATTCCCTACAACGGCATCGATGATGATTGTAACCCCGCGACACCTGATGATGACCTCGATGGGGATGGTTTCAACAACGTAGAGGATTGTGATGACAACAACGCCAATATCAATCCAAATGCAGAAGAAATCTTCGACAATGATGTGGACGAAAATTGTGATGGCTTGATTGAGGTTACCCCAACAAAACCTGAAACATCTGTATCAGCAGGAAACGCTAAAGACTACCTATACATTTACCCCAACCCTGCAAATGATTTCATTTATATTGAAAAGTGGGACAAATATCAATTCTTGGTCGAAATTTATGATGTCAACAAAAGACTTGTATTGCGTAAGTTTAACACGAATCAACTAAATATCCAGTCACTTGCCAATGGCATCTACTTCCTCATCTATTATGATGAAATGGGCGAAAGAATTGTCAAAAAATTGATCGTGGATAGAAAATAATGGATTGCTTTACCGTTTTTAGTCAAATTTCAACACCTCGCCAATAGGTTGCCCGGTTGTACCATTTGGGAAAGCGATTCCCAATAAAGTGGCAATGGTAGGGGCTATATCGGAAATCTCCGTGCGGTTTACCGTACTTCCCTGTTGAATGCCTTTCCCATATAATAAAAGGGGGACATGGGTATCATAAATCTGTGGAGAACCATGGGTGGAACCTGTTCGGCTGTAAGAGATAAAGCCTACATTGGGCACCAAGAGAACATCCCCGGAACGTTTTTGGTTATACCCATTTTGCAAAATGTATGGAATCCCCTTGGTATACTCATTCTCCCACATTTGATGCCCTGTATATACCTGGGCAATTCCCTCATAAGAAAGTAGTTCTTTGGCGATGGCCTCTTGGGCATCATCCAGATCGATATCCAAATTGGCCAGAATGGTATGGTCCAAAAACAATTGATAATTGGATAGATCTCTCACCACATCGGTGGTCCCATAAGTGTATTGAAGAAATGTATTGAACTTTTCGCGCATGCCACCCATATCCAAATATCCGGCGGGAATCTTTGCATCCATCAAAAAAGAGGGTACGTGAATCGCCGCGTGATCGGCGGTCAGAAAAACGGTGTATTCACCTTTGCCCACTTTTTCGTCCAAAGTGGATAAAATTCTTTCCAAATCTTGGTCTAGTCTAATGTAGGTATCCTCGATTTCTTTGGAATTCACTCCAAAAAAGTGACCTACGTAATCCGTGCTTGAAAAACTGATGGCCAAGAAATCGGTTATGGTATCCGCTCCCAAATCCTCTCCTTCCAAAGCGGCCAAGGCAAAATCGGCCGTGATGCTATTTCCATAGGGGCTTCTCCTGATCAAATCGAACTGACCGTTTTGGTCCCAAATGGCTGGTAAATCATGTGGAAAGGCATTACTGGTTTCACCCTTCTGCAATCCTTCATAATTGTTGGCATCCAGTCCACTTTCAACATAAGTTTCAATCGGTTTTAGGGTAGTCCAAGGCTTTTTGTATGCCTCAACCTTATCGGAAGCGTTAAAATCGGCTACCCATTGTGGCAATTCATCCATATAATAGGAACTGGTGATCCAATTTCCGGTTTCACCTCCTTCAAACCAATAGGCCGCATTGGCGGTATGTCCTGCAGGAAGTATGGCCCCTCTATCCTTCAAGGCAACACCTATCACCTTCCCACGCATTTGGGTATGTAACCGCAATTGATCGGTAATGGTGGTAGTCAACATTCGGTGCGGCGACATTTTTCCCAAATCCGAAGTAGTACCCACAGATTCATAGGCATCATCGCCTGCACAGTAGACGTCTTTTCCCAATTCCTTGTCGAACCAATCATTACCGATAATACCGTGTACCGCAGGGGTCGTTCCCGTGTAAACAGAGGTATGTCCTGGCCCCGTGCTGGTAGGCGCATAGTTAAAATGGTTGTTTTTACAATTGAAACCTTCGTTTACCAATCGTTTAAAACCGCCCTCCCCATATTGATTCCAAAAACGGGTAAGATAATCGTAGCGCATTTGGTCCACCACAATACCGACCACCAATTTAGGCTGGTGTGCAATTGGAGCAGGTAGCGGTTCAGGGGCAGCATTTTTTCTTCGTTGGCCATAGGTTAGACTGATCATGCTCAAAGCCAAAACAGAAAGGATAAGGTTGGTCGTTCTCATAAAAGGATTTATTCAAATAAGGACAAAACTATTGATTTCTGCCGTTTAAAAATTTAAATGAAGGTTAAATGCTCCACAATATTCTTATTTTTATCACCTCAAGTCCATTAAACGCATGAAATACCTAGCAGCGATTGGAAAATACTTCATCATGGTTTGGGAAGTATTTAAAAAACCTACCAAGTGGGGCATCATGAAGACCTTGATCCTCAAGGAAATTGATGAGTTGATTTTTGGGGCCATGGGCATCATCATCTTCATCTCCTTTTTTATTGGAGGTGTTGTTACCATACAGACCGCACTCAACCTGAACAATCCCCTACTTCCAAAAAGTTTGATAGGATTTGCGACCAGGCAATCGGTTATTCTGGAATTTGCCCCGACCTTTACCTCCATCATCATGGCCGGTAAAGTGGGCTCCTACATCACCTCTAGTATTGGAACCATGCGGGTTACCGAACAGATTGACGCCCTAGAGGTTATGGGCATCAACTCACTGAACTACCTTGTTTTTCCAAAGATTATCGCCACGATGATGTACCCCTTCGCGGTTGCTATTTCCATGTTTGTGGGTATTTTGGGCGGATGGGTCGCCGCAGTATTTGGTGGTTTTGCGCCAAGTGGGGATTTTATACAAGGACTACAAATGGATTTTGATTCGTACCACGTGACCTATGCATTCATCAAATCGGTCGTGTTTGCCTTTGTGATCGCAACGGTACCCTCATACCACGGATTTTACATGACAGGTGGTGCACTTGAGGTTGGAAAAGCCAGTACCACCTCCTTCGTATGGACCAGTGTGGTGATCATTATAGCGAATTATGTACTAACGCAATTGTTGCTGGGCTAATGATACAGGTAGAAAACATACACAAATCCTTCGGGGACAACCACGTATTAAAAGGTATTTCCACAGAGTTCGAAAAAGGGAAGACCAACTTGATCATTGGACAGAGTGGATCGGGTAAAACTGTTTTTATCAAATGTCTGCTTGGCCTTTTTGAGCCCGATGAAGGCAATATTTACTACAACGGCAATTGCTATTCCGAACTTTCCATAAAGGAACGAAGAAATTTGAGGCAAGAAATGGGCATGGTTTTCCAAGGCAGTGCCCTTTTTGATTCCATGACGGTGGAGGGCAACGTGATGTTCCCTTTGGATATGTTCACCAATCAATCACAGTCCGAAAAACAAGATCGTGTGGATTTTGTGCTCAAACGGGTCAATTTGGTTGATGCCCATAAACGATATCCTGCGGAAATTTCCGGAGGAATGCAAAAAAGGGTGGCCATAGCCCGTGCCATTGTAATGAACCCCAAATATCTGTTCTGCGATGAGCCCAATTCTGGACTTGACCCCAAAACTGCCATGCTGATTGATAACCTTATCCAAGAAATCACCCAAGAATACGACATCACTACCGTGATCAATACCCACGATATGAACTCTGTGATGGAGATCGGGGAAAAGATTATTTTCCTAAAAAATGGCCTTAAGGAATGGGAAGGCACGAACAAGGAAATTTTCAAGACGGATAATGAGGCCGTGACCAACTTCGTTTACTCTTCCGAGCTGTTTAAAAAGGTACGGCAGATGTACATTGAAGAGCGTAACTAGTTTGAAGGTATCAAAACAAATCAGTTGGCCTCTTTGATGACCAAGGTGCTATCCTGCAAACGAAGTTTTAGCCAAGCTAACATCTTTTTAGTGTCGGCCTGCTTTTCGGAAGCACTAACGCCGTTCTTCCAATCCACTTCAAAAACCGGAATGGTATCCACCTTTTTGAAATCGGTACGTAGTTGGTAGGAAAATCCCAAGGACTCAATATTTTGATAGTTGGCCTTGGCCTCCGCGCTAATATTCTGAAATGGAATCTGTTTGCCCGTGTTCTTGGTCAAGCTGGCCAATTCTTCCTCCAATAACCTGATCTGTTCATCCTTGTTCAAGAGTTCGGCCTTGTTCTTTTCGTACAGTTCGCTCACATAATTGAACTTCTCCTCAGAATCGTCCTTCCCCCCTTGAATAATGTGCAACTCCGCATCTTTGAGCCTATTGTACTGGTTTTTTTGTGTGCGCCAAGTATTGACGACATTCTCTGGAACGGCCTCATCCCCCATAAATACCACTTCGATCAACGAAGTTCCATCATCCACATATTCCAATTTGGTCAGATTGTCCACATATCTTCCAGCACCCTCAAATTGATAGATTTCCACGGTTTCCTGCAAAAAACTTTGGGCCTGTTTCATAAAAAGGGATTCTTGGAACACATTATAGAAAGTGAACCCAGCGGGAATCATCACCAAAATACCGGTAATGGAGGCCAAACGTGCGATGAGTCTTCTTCGCTGCGAATTGGCATAGCGCACCATGGGAAATCGCAAAAACTTGATGACCAAAAAAGTGGCCAAACCTATAAATATGGTGTTGATGATAAACAGGTACATCGCCCCTGCAGCATACCATGGCTTCCCAATGGCCAGTCCAAAACCGACCGTACAGAGCGGTGGCATCAGGGCCGTAGCGATGGCCACACCGAAAATAACACTGGCGATGGTCCCTTTTTTGGCACGTGCAATCACCAGGGCAAGTCCACCGAAAAATGCGATGAGCACATCCCGGATATCTGGCTTGGTACGGGCGAGCAACTCCGAAGATTCATCCCTTAAAGGAAAAAGGTAGAAAAACAAAAATGCGGTAATGACACTCAAGGTGACCATGACCGTGAAGTTTTTAAGCGATCGTCGCAACGTATCGATGTCATTGATGGCCAACGACATGCCCATCCCCAAAATGGGACCCATCAAAGGGGAGATAAGCATTGCTCCAATTACCACTGCGGTAGAGTTGGCATTCAACCCGATGGATGCAATAAATATCGAACACACCAAAATCCAAGAGGTATGCCCTTTAAAAGGGATATCCGCTATAATGGATTCCTTGGTGGCTGCCGCATCCGTATTGGAGCGAATTTCCAATAAATCGGAGAGGAACTTGCGTACACTCCCCAACAGTCCCTTAAAATCCTTTTTCACCTCATCCCCGCTATCCTGACCAGGAGAGGTGTCCACTTGTTTTTGATCTTCACTCATGTATTATGCAAACTGGTCCCCAAACGAATCCTTTACTTGGTTCAAAACCTTTTTTATATCCTGTTGTTTATCCTTTGGATAAATCAAAAGTACATCTTCTTTATCCACAATGATATAATCTTCCAGACCATCCACCACGACCACTTTATCCTTAGGCGTACGAATCATATTCCCCTTGGCATTTTCCAACAGCGTTTTGGCATTCACGACTGCATTCTCATTTGGATCCTTATCCAATTTATCATACAATGCGCCCCAAGTCCCCAGATCGTTCCAATCGAAGGTGGCGGGCAAAGTGTAAATAGATTTGGATTGTTCCAAGATAGCGTAATCAATGGAGATGTTTTCTGCCTTGGCATAGTTTTCTTGAATAAAGGTCGTCTCCTTTGCTGTGTTGTAGGCAGAAATGCCTTTTTCAAACAATGCATATTGATCGCGCTGATATTTCTTGAAAGCATTCACGATGGTTTCCACGCTCCACATAAAAATTCCGGCATTCCACAAAAAGTTTCCTTGCGCCAAGAATTCCTTTGCAGTTTCATAATCTGGTTTTTCACGGAACTGAGACACCTTTTTCAGGTTGTCGTCACTTCCTTTTTCAAATTCGATGTAGCCAAAGCCGGTATTGGGGAAGGTTGGCTGTATGCCCAAGGTGCATAGCGCTTTTTCCTGTTGGCATTTATCAAAGCAGGCAATCACGTCATTTTCAAAAGCCGCCTCATCCTCAATCCAATGGTCACTGGGCGCCACGATGATAACGGCATTAGGATTCATTTTCTGAATCTTGAGTGAAGCATACAAGATACAGGGTGCGGTATTGCGCATGGCAGGTTCCAACACCACTTGATCCTGTTTCACCATAGGCAATTGCTCCAATACCAAATCGTTGTAGCGTTCATTGGTGAGGATTAAAATGTTTTCTGTTGGAATAAATCGGTTCAAACGATCAAAGGTCTTTTGGATCAAGGTTTTTCCCGTTCCCAACATATCGTGAAACTGCTTAGGGTTGGCGGATGTACTCACGGGCCAAAACCGGGAACCCACTCCCCCGGCCATCAATATGGCATAATAATTCTTGTTCATTTGTATATGTTCTTCCATTCCTGCGCAGGCAGGAATCCATTTTGATTTTTCATTACGGATGGTTTATTCAACCAACTCCACTTCGGCATTAGGCTGAAACAAATATACTCTGCCAGTGGACAATTCCACGCATTCGTATCGCTTTACTTTCTTGTTTCCTTTTTTGAACAACCTGCCATTATACAACCTAAAAACACTTCCTGCGGGCAACTCGTACACATACTGATGTTCCCGCTCTTCCTCGTCAAACGCTTTTAACGCGATGGACAACCTCGCATCCGTGCTACTGCTCGCCTTTGGGTTTTTAAAATGGTTCGCTATGATGGGCAACAATTGTGACGGAAATACCTCCGGCCGTATGAAAGGCACCATTAAATGCTGAAAGGTACGCTTCCACTCCATTCCGTGCGGTTTTATTCGACGACCATAGCTTTCGAAGGCCACCAAATGCGCGATTTCGTGGACGAGCGTAATCAAGAATCGATATTTGTTGAGCGAAGCGTTGACGGTAATCAGGTGCAGTCCGTTGGGCAATCTGCGGTAATCCCCATGTCGTGTAACGCGATGATTCACAATTTTCAAATGCACCCCATGGGTTTTGATCAATTCAAAACAAGGAGCCACCGCAAGCTCTGGAAGATATTTTTGAAGGGTCATTTCCATCATTCGTCAATTGAAAACGGGCATCCGTCAATTGGTCACCTAAACTTTGCCCCAAATTTAACATCTTTAGAACGTTTTAACCCAAATCTTAAAAAATGTACACCTATGAATACTGTAAAAGATCATATGGCCTTCAGAAAGTTAAAAATTGAGTGCTCTTTTATGCGACCGGTTTTAACACCCGAAGAATACGAAATATTAAATGAGTTCGGTGCATGGATGAATGCCCTTTACGATGGCACTTTGACACCACTGACCAAAAAACAGGAGGAGTTTTGCCAAAATCTTGACACTGATGCACCCCCTACCGAAAAGTATGCGAGGATTTTTTGGTTGTACTTGAAAAGGAAGGAACTTTTTAAGCAAAACAAACTGAGCAATCAAAAAAAGCTTATGAAAGATGATAGGGAGGATTGGAAGAAAATAAGAAAAATGAGGTTCTTGATATGCAGCCTTATGGTCTTAGGTTTTACTTGGGTATCCGCTCAGGGCAAATCGTTATCCCATCAATTGTGGGAACGGGTTAAAGATTGTCAAGCCTTACTTGATGACACCGACAATGGTGAAAAACTTGATTTTAACAAGATTGATGACTCCAAAAACGGATACTTAAAAATATGGGGCAGCTACCCTACTTGCGGATGTACCTGCAGCTCAACTGTTGGGGCTTACCGGGACATCCATGGAGGATACACCTTCCTCCAAAAAGAAGAATCCTCTTGTGACTGGCGAAAGTCAATCTCATCCAACAAAGATTTGGCCGTAATCCTTCCTGATAGTTTTGATATTCGTGTTTTTTCCAAAAGCCAAGCACTCATAAAACCCAAGTATGCTCTTTTTTTCTTGGATGTGGAGATACCGAGATTTGGAACTGACACCAAATTCACATTAAAACTTATTCCCTTTGGGATTTTAAAACCAGAGGAAAATTCCTTGATTACTTATAATTATTCAGAATACAATATAGGGAAGGAAAAAAACGCCATCGCTCCGAAATTCATTCAAAATCTAAAGCATATAGTGGCTAAAATCAATGATGGCAAAACCTTAATGCATTTATTGAACAAAAACTATGACAGCATCAACCCAAACGACAAAAAATACATCGAACAAAATGTTCTCGGGAAGGCTTCATCAAATCGTATCAAATCATTGGATGAACTAACCGAAACGCTAATCCTACTTAAAAATGCGTACGATGTTTATTCAGAATTAGATTTTATGTCGGTTATGATGAAATGGAACAAGGAAAAAGGAAGGTTTGAGATTAAATCTAAAGGTGATTTACCTAAACCCGTTTCATTTAAAGAATTCATTTTGGAAAATGAATTCTGGGTGCCCGTCTGTTGAAAAGCACAGTAATCAATCCCTACGGCGTACTATTGCTTACCTGCAACAACTTGCCGTTGTAGAGTTTTTGCCCTGTCAATGCAAAATCCTTGATGTAGGTCGCCATCTCTAAGGCGGTGACGGGGGCTTTGTACCCTGGAAAGGCTTCCTCCAACATTTCGGTCTGTACCGCGCCCAAGGCCAACACATTAAAACTGGGTCCGGTTTCTTTGTACTCCTCGGCCAACAGTTCGGTTAGCGTAATCACGGCCCCTTTGCTGGAACTGTATGCGGATAGTCCCGGAAACTTCATGCTGCCCTGCACGCCACCCATGGAGCTCACCGTTACCACATGCCCTTGCTGACCCATCATAGGCAAAACGGCTCTTGTCATTTCGGCCACACCAAAGACATTTACTTTGTAAACCCTTTCAAATTCTTCCGTAGTCGTTTCAGAAAATGGCTTGTTCAGCAAGCTGCCTGCATTATTAATTAGTACGTCCACCACATGCCAATCTTCCAAAAAGCCCAATAGCTTTTGATAGTCCTTTGGATTGCCCAAATCAAAGGGAAAGGAGTCCACATTGGGCAAATTGAGCTTCTTTACCGGTGCTTCATTACGGGACAAGGCCAACACTTGATGTCCTTCCCGCGCAAAAAGCTTAACCAGTTCAAATCCTATTCCCCTACTCGTTCCTGTTATTATGATATTGGCCATATGTTATTGCATTTATGATTCCCGAGAAATCGGGAATCTGTAAAAACCTTCACACCTTACCTGTCTGCCCATACATCCGCCAGAAGCTCGATGTGATACTTTAAACTTAGTTTAACTTAATTTCTTGATTGGCTGCGTTGGCTATTTTTTCTATGACCGGAATGGTTTTGTTCACCACAGTAGACATGTGTTCAAAATCCATTAACCCCGCTTCATCCCCAGGTTTGTGGTAATACGCGAAATTGGTGAAATCAAACGTGCAGAAGGTATGCGAAGGCACACCAAACTCTTGATGAAACGGAAAATTATCCGACCGCTGATACAGATTGAACTCCTTTGCAGTGGGCAGGAAACCTACTAGATTTTCTCCGGCATAGGTGTTACTGACCTCTGCCAAATTGGACATTTCATATCCTGTGATGTACATTAAATAATCTTTGTCCTGCATGGGTACCCCTGTCATTTCAAAATTGAGCATGGTGTAGAGATTCAACCCCTCTTCTTTGAGCTTCTTGGCCAAATGCTTTGATCCCAACAAGCCTTTTTCTTCGGCACTGAACAAGGCAAAAATAAGGCTGCGCTTATTGGTTTGCTGTGTCCCAAAATAACGGGCCATTTCCAAAACACTAATGGTTCCCGAAGCATTGTCATTGGCCCCATTGGCAATGGGGTCACCATTTTCGGGATTTACAACTCCAATATGGTCATAGTGCGCGCCAATCAAAATAAATTCATCTTTTAGCTCCGGATCGTTACCCTCTATCATACCCACTAGATTATAAGATGGCTTTTGAAAATTGGAAAGGGTGTCCCTGTAACTTTCAAAATAAGGGGTAAGCCCATACGACTTGAAGTAGTTTTCGATATAAACAGCTGCCATTTCAATGCCTTCGCTTCCCGCTTCCCTACCCTTAAGGTCGTCGCTTGCCAAGTAGTTCATCATTTCACCAATTCGGTCAGCAGTAGTTGGAGCAAAAGGGGTTTGGGTCATTTGACCAGAACCGCAACTTACCATAATAAGTGCGGCAAAAATAGAATACAATAGTTTCATTCCTGTTGTTTTTTGAATGTTCTAAAGATAAAAAAAGCATCCCGAAAAGGATGCTTTCTATGTGTAAGTTATGGAATGTCTATGCCAACATGGTCACTGGATTTTCCAAGTATGCCCTCAACGTTTGAAGGAACTGGGCTCCAGTAGCACCATCAACGGTTCTGTGGTCACAAGCCAAAGTAACTTTCATGGTACTTCCCACGACGATTTCCCCATTTTTCACAACGGGTTTCTCTACAATGGCTCCGACAGATAGAATGGCCGAGTTAGGCTGATTGATAATGGAAGTAAACTCCTGAATGCCAAACATACCTAAGTTAGAAACCGTGAAGGTACTTCCTTCCATTTCTTCTGGCTTGATTTTTTTGCTTCTCGCCCTACCTGCCAAATCTTTTACGGAACTTCCCAATTGGCTCAAGGTCATCTGGTCCGCAAACTTGATCACGGGAACCACCAAACCTTCATCCACGGCTACGGCTACGCCCATGTGCACATGATGCTTGTAAATGGTAGTGTCGCCATTCCAAGTCGTGTTTACTTGAGGGTGCTTTTTAAGGGCCATAGCGCATGCTTTCAACACCATATCGTTGAACGACACCTTGGTGTCGGGCAAATTATTGATTTGCGCACGGGATGCTTTTGCATTGTCCATATCCACCTCGATGGTAAGATAGTAATGTGGCGCAGTAAATTTGGACTCGCCCAAACGCTTGGCTATCACCTTGCGCATGGTGGAGTTTTTCACTTCTTCCACACTTTCCTCTCCCACAGGCAAGTTCACTGGAGCTACCGGTGCAGCAGCTTCTGCAGCTTTATCGGATGCAGTTGGTGCAGCTGGCTGTGCCGAAGGCTTGAAGTTTTCAATGTCTTTTTTGACAATTCTACCATTATCGCCCGTACCTTTTACATCGGCCAGGTTGATGCCTTTCTCATCGGCAATCTTTTTGGCCAAAGGTGAGGCAAATATGCGCTGACGGTCCTGTGCGGTAGTTGTCGTTGCTTCTTTTTGGGAAGTATCTTCGGATGTT is drawn from Flagellimonas sp. MMG031 and contains these coding sequences:
- a CDS encoding pyruvate dehydrogenase complex dihydrolipoamide acetyltransferase, translated to MAEVINMPRLSDTMEEGTVAKWLKNVGDKVEEGDILAEIETDKATMEFESFHQGTLLHIGIQEGEGAPVDSLLAIIGEEGEDISGLLNGSAEGGSSASEEEKDDEPEAEESSANDDSNEAAEIPDGVEIVTMPRLSDTMEEGTVASWLKNVGDKVEEGDILAEIETDKATMEFESFYAGTLLHIGIQEGEGAPVDSLLAIIGPEGTDVDAVLKAQSSGGAKSKPKKEASKEEETSTSEDTSQKEATTTTAQDRQRIFASPLAKKIADEKGINLADVKGTGDNGRIVKKDIENFKPSAQPAAPTASDKAAEAAAPVAPVNLPVGEESVEEVKNSTMRKVIAKRLGESKFTAPHYYLTIEVDMDNAKASRAQINNLPDTKVSFNDMVLKACAMALKKHPQVNTTWNGDTTIYKHHVHMGVAVAVDEGLVVPVIKFADQMTLSQLGSSVKDLAGRARSKKIKPEEMEGSTFTVSNLGMFGIQEFTSIINQPNSAILSVGAIVEKPVVKNGEIVVGSTMKVTLACDHRTVDGATGAQFLQTLRAYLENPVTMLA